A portion of the Candidatus Aramenus sp. CH1 genome contains these proteins:
- a CDS encoding carbon monoxide dehydrogenase, with protein sequence MRFQGAVEVKASKAQIMETLKNLEAVATCFPGIKEVKKDGEEYKVVGTAGIGFVKGEYKATVKFTKSTEDGFDLSAKGTGMNSNVDILAQVKVSEGKIEYDADVKVSGVLASVGSRLMEPAVKKMVNDLFDCLKQRIEGK encoded by the coding sequence ATGAGGTTCCAAGGGGCCGTAGAAGTAAAAGCAAGTAAGGCCCAGATCATGGAAACGCTAAAAAACTTGGAAGCCGTAGCCACGTGTTTCCCTGGAATCAAGGAGGTTAAGAAGGACGGAGAAGAGTACAAGGTAGTTGGTACTGCGGGAATTGGTTTCGTCAAGGGCGAGTACAAGGCTACGGTGAAGTTCACGAAATCCACTGAGGACGGGTTTGACCTTTCGGCAAAGGGGACAGGCATGAACAGCAACGTTGACATCCTAGCCCAAGTAAAGGTCTCTGAGGGCAAGATAGAGTACGACGCGGACGTAAAGGTATCAGGGGTTCTAGCGTCCGTTGGGAGTAGATTAATGGAGCCAGCGGTGAAGAAAATGGTGAACGATCTATTTGACTGCTTAAAGCAGAGGATTGAGGGAAAATGA
- a CDS encoding carbon monoxide dehydrogenase — MNEVVGTRKIKDKDKVLQALSDKKTLLGCTPGVKEIDGDKFTAQVKVGPLNVEVEGILKEFKVSGSEVSNLMEVTGPGIVVVITTSVKVYDDHLEWKASYDITGPLARAINNTIDRKAKEIATEIVECTLSSANVSDNS, encoded by the coding sequence ATGAACGAGGTAGTGGGCACTAGGAAGATCAAGGACAAGGACAAGGTCTTGCAGGCGCTGAGCGATAAGAAGACCCTGCTGGGCTGTACGCCAGGGGTTAAGGAGATCGACGGGGACAAGTTTACTGCTCAAGTTAAGGTTGGGCCGCTAAACGTGGAAGTGGAAGGAATCCTCAAGGAATTCAAGGTTAGCGGGAGCGAAGTTTCTAACTTGATGGAAGTCACGGGTCCCGGTATCGTCGTTGTAATAACCACCTCAGTGAAGGTATACGACGATCACTTAGAGTGGAAGGCATCCTACGACATCACAGGTCCCCTTGCCAGGGCAATTAACAACACCATTGACCGAAAGGCAAAGGAGATCGCTACGGAAATAGTGGAGTGCACGCTTTCCTCAGCCAACGTCAGTGACAACTCCTAG